From the Halorhabdus utahensis DSM 12940 genome, one window contains:
- a CDS encoding metallophosphoesterase family protein produces the protein MDVAIISDSHVPSREPAIPDWALDRIRAADHVIHAGDFDASAALADVRGAASRLTAVAGNMDPRALGLPEIERVTLGGVEFVVTHGTGSRHDYEQRVASIVAEEGSEGPTVGVAGHTHECLDTTVDGVRLLNPGSVTGASPASEATMLTATVNDGDLSVTVHRESE, from the coding sequence ATGGACGTCGCGATCATCAGCGACTCACACGTGCCGTCACGCGAACCGGCGATCCCCGACTGGGCGCTCGACCGCATCCGCGCGGCCGATCACGTCATCCACGCCGGTGACTTCGACGCATCGGCGGCGCTGGCGGACGTCCGCGGCGCGGCGAGTCGACTCACCGCCGTCGCCGGGAACATGGATCCACGGGCGCTCGGTCTGCCCGAGATCGAACGCGTCACGCTCGGCGGTGTCGAGTTCGTCGTGACTCACGGCACGGGATCGCGCCACGATTACGAACAGCGTGTCGCGAGCATCGTCGCCGAGGAGGGGAGCGAGGGGCCGACCGTCGGCGTCGCGGGTCACACTCACGAGTGCCTGGATACGACCGTCGATGGCGTTCGGCTGCTCAATCCCGGTAGCGTCACCGGGGCATCACCGGCCAGCGAGGCCACGATGCTGACGGCGACGGTCAACGACGGCGACCTCTCGGTGACTGTCCACCGCGAGTCCGAGTAG
- the pdxT gene encoding pyridoxal 5'-phosphate synthase glutaminase subunit PdxT produces the protein MTITAGVIAVQGDVSEHATAVEAAAAAHDQTTEIVEIRDSGRVPDCDVLLVPGGESTTISRLLAEEGIAPEIRDHVAAGKPMLATCAGLIVAARDAGDDRVETLDVLDVAVERNAFGRQKDSFEAPLDVDGLDDPFHAVFIRAPVIEEVGDADVLATWEGRPVAVRDGPVVGTAFHPELTGDHRIHDLAFFE, from the coding sequence ATGACGATTACCGCCGGCGTGATCGCCGTCCAGGGGGATGTGAGCGAACACGCGACCGCCGTCGAGGCGGCCGCAGCGGCCCACGACCAGACCACCGAGATCGTCGAGATACGCGATTCAGGCCGCGTACCTGACTGTGACGTCCTGCTTGTTCCCGGTGGGGAGTCGACGACGATCTCCCGGCTGCTCGCCGAGGAGGGGATCGCCCCGGAGATCCGCGACCACGTCGCGGCCGGCAAGCCCATGCTCGCAACGTGTGCCGGCCTGATCGTGGCGGCCCGGGACGCCGGGGACGACCGCGTCGAGACGCTGGACGTTCTGGACGTCGCCGTCGAGCGCAACGCCTTCGGGCGGCAAAAGGACAGCTTCGAGGCCCCGCTGGACGTCGACGGGCTCGACGATCCCTTCCACGCAGTGTTCATCCGTGCGCCGGTCATCGAGGAGGTCGGCGACGCCGACGTCCTCGCCACCTGGGAGGGTCGCCCGGTCGCAGTCCGTGACGGTCCCGTCGTTGGGACGGCGTTCCACCCAGAGTTGACGGGCGATCACCGGATCCACGACCTCGCGTTCTTCGAGTGA
- a CDS encoding rhodanese-like domain-containing protein, whose translation MDGECSAADLRSLLDGEQDVRIVDVRPPAAFERGHIPGSENVPLATLTNEVDRFDGADRVVTVCAHGQASIQAARLVSAYEGIDGPVESLSCGVDGWDGNLEMGDGR comes from the coding sequence ATGGACGGCGAGTGCTCGGCGGCGGATCTCAGGTCGCTGCTGGATGGCGAGCAGGACGTACGCATCGTGGACGTTCGACCACCGGCGGCCTTCGAACGCGGTCACATTCCCGGCAGCGAGAACGTTCCGCTGGCAACGCTCACGAACGAGGTCGACCGCTTCGACGGGGCCGATCGGGTCGTCACTGTCTGTGCGCACGGCCAGGCGAGCATCCAGGCTGCTCGACTGGTCTCTGCCTACGAAGGTATTGATGGTCCAGTCGAAAGTCTCTCGTGTGGCGTCGACGGGTGGGACGGTAACCTGGAAATGGGCGACGGTCGCTGA
- the rimI gene encoding ribosomal protein S18-alanine N-acetyltransferase: protein MTTVASEPGGRPLVRPATREDLLGVLEIEQQSFPQPWPVGAFERFLDAPAFLVAIDRTPPTAGSVIGYVVADAVPNDGTPIGHVKDLAVHPDRRNAGVGRQLLQRAILMLGASGITTVKLEVRESNAAARHLYRSEGFVHRRTIPGYYDDGENALVLFRSP, encoded by the coding sequence GTGACGACCGTCGCGTCCGAACCGGGGGGCCGGCCGCTCGTTCGACCCGCGACCAGGGAGGACCTCCTGGGTGTCCTGGAGATCGAACAGCAGTCCTTTCCCCAGCCCTGGCCCGTTGGCGCGTTCGAGCGCTTTCTCGACGCCCCGGCGTTTCTCGTCGCGATCGACCGGACGCCACCGACGGCGGGGTCCGTGATCGGCTACGTCGTGGCGGACGCGGTCCCGAACGACGGGACGCCGATCGGCCACGTCAAGGACCTCGCTGTCCATCCCGACCGCCGGAACGCCGGCGTCGGTCGCCAGTTGCTTCAGCGTGCCATCCTCATGCTGGGGGCCAGCGGCATTACCACGGTCAAACTCGAAGTTCGGGAGAGCAACGCGGCCGCCAGACACCTCTACCGGAGCGAGGGGTTCGTCCACCGGCGGACGATCCCGGGGTACTACGACGACGGCGAGAACGCCCTGGTGTTGTTCCGGTCGCCGTAG
- a CDS encoding coenzyme F420-0:L-glutamate ligase has protein sequence MEVFAVPDIPEIEPGDDLAALIDERVDLREGDVLTVASTVVSKAEGRGADLSDFEPGARAHDIAERISEIAGERKDPRFAQAVLEESEELVMEAPFILAVTHFGHITVNAGIDRSNVPGADLLLLPEDPSASAQRLSDALGVPVVVTDTSGRPFRQGQRGVALGWAGISAMRDWRGEHDREGRELTATVEAVVDELAAATNLVTGEGDDGRPVAVVRDWDFGDHDSHDDLFRDRDGDLVRQALADFEYDPA, from the coding sequence ATGGAGGTCTTCGCGGTCCCGGATATTCCGGAAATCGAGCCGGGTGACGACCTGGCGGCGCTGATCGACGAGCGCGTCGACCTACGGGAGGGCGATGTCCTCACGGTCGCCAGTACAGTCGTCTCGAAGGCCGAAGGCAGGGGGGCGGATCTGTCGGACTTCGAGCCCGGGGCGCGCGCCCACGACATCGCCGAGCGGATCAGCGAGATCGCCGGCGAACGGAAGGATCCGCGGTTCGCCCAGGCGGTCCTCGAGGAGAGCGAGGAACTCGTCATGGAGGCCCCGTTTATCCTCGCGGTGACTCACTTTGGCCACATCACCGTCAACGCGGGCATCGACCGCTCGAACGTCCCCGGCGCGGACCTGCTCCTGTTGCCCGAGGATCCATCGGCGAGCGCGCAGCGACTGTCCGACGCGCTCGGTGTCCCCGTCGTCGTGACAGATACGTCGGGACGCCCCTTTCGGCAGGGCCAGCGCGGCGTCGCACTTGGCTGGGCCGGAATTTCGGCAATGCGGGACTGGCGGGGCGAACACGACCGCGAAGGACGCGAACTCACGGCGACCGTCGAGGCCGTCGTCGACGAACTCGCCGCGGCGACCAACCTCGTCACGGGCGAGGGCGACGACGGCCGGCCAGTGGCGGTCGTCCGCGACTGGGACTTCGGCGACCACGACAGCCACGACGATCTGTTCCGGGATCGTGATGGCGATCTCGTCCGGCAGGCACTCGCCGACTTCGAGTACGACCCCGCGTGA
- a CDS encoding site-specific integrase, with protein sequence MGNRDEPSRRYERAREKLDDDHESGELTDDEYSHITEFLDAKDPDVLNGHGDTLSYQTLRGYCRLLACAARRLPEDTTLTTATEDDINGLISRFAKGNHPAVKDDGVSHATQRQYQATLRAFYNYHEELPADPDGITLKQIDDSPVDERDIFDHDDVEAMREACSNTRDRAILELLLNTGQRIRAIQTLRVKDVNLDEGVFWLNDEADGLKHAEGKRPLLGAKAPVRRWLDNHPAPENPDAYLITHLPSYRNTDATTPLNQNSIRKRLRKIGNEAGVDKPTNPHNFRHFAVTTMYRDYDMDADTIRFIIGHGEDSRIMETTYRHLTDDDYIKKAEIAAEIREPDDDSPLSPNRCLTCDEPLAKDAKACPNCGHVYTPDAKAVQDTIGESMKESYKDTEPGSDTQAKVEQLDDLLDDPDVKAALLEKLADE encoded by the coding sequence ATGGGAAATCGAGACGAACCGTCCCGACGGTACGAACGGGCGCGAGAGAAACTTGATGACGATCACGAGAGCGGGGAACTAACAGACGATGAATACAGCCACATCACCGAATTTCTCGATGCAAAAGACCCCGACGTATTGAACGGTCACGGCGACACATTGTCGTATCAGACGTTGCGGGGCTATTGTCGTTTACTCGCCTGTGCAGCCCGACGGCTACCCGAAGATACCACACTGACGACAGCGACAGAAGACGACATCAATGGACTCATTTCCCGCTTTGCCAAGGGAAACCACCCCGCGGTCAAAGACGACGGTGTATCACACGCGACGCAACGACAGTATCAGGCAACGCTTCGAGCGTTCTACAACTACCACGAGGAGCTACCTGCCGATCCCGACGGGATCACACTGAAACAGATAGATGATTCACCCGTCGATGAGCGGGACATTTTCGACCATGATGATGTGGAAGCGATGCGTGAGGCCTGTTCAAATACCCGTGATCGGGCCATACTGGAATTGCTTTTGAACACGGGCCAACGCATTCGTGCGATTCAAACGCTCCGTGTGAAGGACGTGAACCTTGATGAAGGTGTGTTCTGGTTGAACGATGAGGCCGACGGACTCAAACACGCAGAGGGGAAACGACCGTTGCTCGGCGCGAAAGCCCCTGTCCGTCGGTGGTTGGATAATCACCCGGCACCCGAAAACCCGGATGCCTATCTTATCACTCATCTCCCGTCATACCGCAATACGGATGCGACGACGCCACTGAATCAAAACTCGATACGGAAGCGCCTTCGGAAGATCGGGAACGAGGCAGGGGTTGATAAGCCGACGAATCCTCACAACTTCCGACACTTCGCGGTGACGACGATGTACCGCGATTACGACATGGACGCGGACACGATTCGGTTCATCATTGGTCATGGCGAGGACAGCCGAATCATGGAAACGACATACCGTCACTTGACCGACGATGATTACATCAAGAAAGCTGAAATTGCGGCAGAGATTCGAGAACCCGACGACGATAGTCCGCTATCCCCCAACCGTTGTTTGACCTGTGACGAACCTCTTGCCAAAGACGCGAAGGCCTGTCCAAACTGTGGCCATGTGTATACGCCCGATGCGAAGGCGGTTCAGGATACGATTGGCGAGAGTATGAAAGAGTCCTACAAGGACACCGAACCGGGGAGTGACACCCAGGCGAAGGTCGAACAACTTGATGACTTGTTAGACGATCCGGATGTGAAGGCCGCGCTCTTGGAGAAATTGGCCGACGAGTGA
- a CDS encoding DUF5809 family protein, whose amino-acid sequence MHTEGLLEPETPTAARERYDALAATAGVVVREVARAMDLDGPEYDRRVTDDVVLTAQDAMFASLLRVHVGTHEAFDSFCADHGGEVIQTGSEHVEGVVWHAPPFAETIVATTFQDAEDAAVATLRRQAYGRLYRDILETSADEHGEGPTETDEDGDRPGAT is encoded by the coding sequence ATGCATACTGAGGGGCTGCTCGAACCCGAGACGCCTACTGCGGCCCGCGAGCGATACGACGCTCTCGCCGCAACTGCCGGAGTCGTCGTCCGGGAGGTCGCCCGAGCGATGGATCTCGACGGCCCGGAGTACGACCGCCGAGTCACCGACGACGTCGTCCTGACGGCCCAGGATGCGATGTTTGCGTCGCTGCTTCGTGTCCACGTCGGTACCCACGAGGCGTTCGATTCGTTCTGTGCCGACCACGGTGGCGAGGTGATCCAGACCGGCAGCGAACACGTCGAGGGCGTGGTCTGGCACGCGCCGCCCTTTGCCGAGACGATCGTCGCGACGACGTTCCAGGACGCCGAGGACGCGGCCGTCGCGACGCTCCGACGGCAGGCGTACGGTCGACTGTACCGGGACATCCTCGAGACAAGCGCGGACGAGCACGGCGAGGGGCCGACTGAAACTGACGAGGACGGCGATCGGCCGGGGGCGACCTGA
- a CDS encoding NUDIX domain-containing protein has protein sequence MDEVDIVTCFLRNRGQVLLLRRSDAVGSYAGRWAAVSGHAEGDPDAMAREEIAEETGLGDAVTLRRQGDPFDVVDAERGTRWVVHPFLFEAQSRGVEPNDETAEHEWVHPTAIRRRETVPDLWRSYDRVRPTVKTIREDRDHGSAWLSLRALEVLRDEAGVRAWGGEDEGWDDLAVVARDLRDARPSMPVVANRVNRVLARADRSPEGVEEVAREEIETAISADDEAAETAAERLPDRIATLSRSGTVCKAIERADPDAVLVAKSRPGGEGVGVAEELAEERDVTLAGDADLAWAIHEWEPKAVIVGADAIRPDGALVNKVGTRGAALAAAHEGVPVLVAAAADKVRVDAEAEIESVDPETIYDGPADLTVRSPLFDVTPPNLIDAICTDQGVLEPEDIGAIAAEHRANAEWAD, from the coding sequence ATGGACGAGGTCGACATCGTCACCTGCTTCCTCCGGAACCGCGGCCAGGTCCTCCTCCTGCGCCGGAGCGACGCCGTCGGCTCGTACGCGGGGCGATGGGCGGCCGTGTCAGGGCACGCCGAGGGCGACCCCGACGCCATGGCGCGAGAAGAAATCGCCGAGGAGACCGGACTCGGCGACGCCGTGACGCTCCGACGGCAGGGCGATCCCTTCGATGTCGTCGACGCCGAGCGCGGAACGCGATGGGTCGTCCACCCCTTCCTCTTCGAAGCCCAGAGCAGAGGGGTCGAACCCAACGACGAGACGGCCGAGCACGAGTGGGTCCACCCGACGGCGATCCGCCGCCGGGAGACCGTCCCCGACCTCTGGCGATCTTACGATCGGGTGCGGCCGACCGTCAAGACCATCCGCGAAGATCGCGACCACGGCTCGGCGTGGCTGTCGCTCCGGGCACTGGAAGTGCTTCGCGACGAAGCGGGCGTCCGGGCGTGGGGTGGAGAAGACGAGGGCTGGGATGACCTCGCCGTCGTCGCCCGTGATCTTCGGGACGCCCGCCCCTCGATGCCCGTCGTCGCCAACCGGGTGAACCGGGTGCTGGCCCGCGCGGACCGATCGCCGGAGGGAGTCGAGGAGGTGGCTCGCGAGGAGATCGAAACCGCCATCTCGGCCGACGACGAGGCGGCCGAAACCGCTGCCGAGCGGCTCCCGGATCGGATCGCGACGCTCTCGCGCTCGGGAACCGTCTGCAAGGCGATCGAACGAGCCGATCCCGACGCAGTGTTGGTCGCCAAATCGCGACCGGGCGGTGAAGGGGTCGGTGTGGCCGAAGAGTTGGCCGAGGAGCGAGACGTGACCCTCGCCGGTGACGCCGATCTGGCGTGGGCGATCCACGAATGGGAGCCGAAAGCGGTCATCGTCGGGGCCGACGCGATCCGACCCGACGGCGCACTCGTGAACAAGGTCGGCACCCGCGGCGCGGCGCTGGCTGCAGCCCACGAGGGCGTGCCCGTCCTCGTCGCCGCGGCAGCCGACAAGGTGCGTGTCGATGCAGAGGCCGAGATCGAATCCGTCGATCCGGAGACGATCTACGACGGGCCGGCCGATCTGACCGTTCGATCACCGCTGTTCGACGTGACGCCGCCGAACCTGATCGACGCAATCTGTACGGACCAGGGCGTGCTTGAACCGGAGGACATCGGGGCGATCGCTGCTGAGCACCGGGCGAACGCCGAGTGGGCGGACTGA
- a CDS encoding DUF7533 family protein, whose protein sequence is MAAGILELIGRVGTVVVVAPIALLSLDLLVRGELVGGLAFLGIVGLILAVERYVITPSEIPRVIASRLVGSALSVDESDDEE, encoded by the coding sequence ATGGCCGCCGGGATCCTCGAGCTGATCGGCCGAGTCGGAACGGTCGTCGTCGTTGCGCCGATCGCGTTGCTCAGCCTGGATCTCCTGGTCCGGGGCGAACTCGTTGGCGGACTCGCGTTCCTGGGGATCGTCGGTCTCATTCTCGCCGTCGAACGCTACGTCATCACGCCGAGCGAGATCCCGCGAGTGATCGCGAGTCGACTCGTCGGCTCGGCGCTCAGCGTTGACGAGTCCGACGACGAGGAGTAG
- a CDS encoding PrsW family intramembrane metalloprotease, whose translation MRQRDPVETAADGSLDLYDIADWEVRGRLDRLAVILHASALTLARVTIVLVAISILLSQFVLGGLGAITDPTVGAVTALSVVPAVGLAGYVWRADATAREPLGLLVATFLLGVLFAGFAAVINAMFAPAAFVLTEAAGVEALGLVVVFYVIVGPVEEGVKLLAVRLHAFRDVRFDAVVDGAVYGAIAGLGFATIENALYITETTGDVGVGVFAAGGSVVTVRALAGPGHVIYSAFAGYYLGLAKFNPVQAGPIVVKGLLIAAFVHGTYNALVSVLPAFLADVVGISPFFAFVGFVIVYDGVFGYVLVRKLRAYRRAYQRTTVRKDRSLQPELTEFDP comes from the coding sequence ATGCGACAGCGCGATCCCGTCGAGACTGCCGCCGACGGCTCGCTCGACCTGTACGATATCGCCGACTGGGAGGTCCGCGGGCGGCTCGATCGGCTCGCGGTGATACTCCACGCGAGTGCGCTCACGCTCGCCCGGGTGACGATCGTCCTGGTTGCGATCTCGATCCTGCTCTCGCAGTTCGTCCTCGGCGGACTGGGTGCAATCACGGATCCGACCGTCGGCGCGGTGACTGCCCTCTCGGTCGTGCCCGCTGTCGGGCTGGCGGGATACGTCTGGCGGGCTGACGCCACCGCCCGCGAGCCGTTGGGCCTCCTAGTCGCAACCTTTCTCCTCGGCGTCCTCTTCGCCGGCTTCGCGGCCGTCATCAACGCGATGTTCGCCCCTGCCGCGTTCGTGCTCACCGAGGCCGCCGGCGTCGAGGCACTCGGCCTGGTGGTCGTCTTTTACGTGATCGTCGGCCCGGTCGAGGAAGGCGTCAAGCTTCTGGCAGTCCGACTGCACGCCTTCCGTGACGTCCGTTTCGATGCCGTCGTCGACGGGGCCGTCTACGGAGCCATCGCCGGGCTCGGGTTTGCGACCATCGAGAACGCGCTGTACATCACCGAGACGACCGGTGACGTCGGCGTCGGTGTGTTCGCAGCCGGTGGGAGTGTCGTCACCGTGCGGGCGCTGGCCGGGCCGGGCCACGTCATCTACTCGGCGTTCGCCGGGTATTACCTCGGGCTGGCGAAATTCAACCCGGTCCAGGCCGGCCCCATCGTCGTCAAGGGATTGCTGATCGCCGCGTTCGTCCACGGGACCTACAACGCGCTCGTCTCCGTGCTCCCGGCGTTCCTCGCGGACGTAGTAGGGATCTCGCCCTTCTTCGCCTTTGTCGGCTTCGTGATCGTCTACGACGGGGTGTTCGGCTACGTGCTCGTTCGAAAACTCCGCGCCTATCGCCGGGCCTACCAGCGCACCACTGTCCGGAAGGATCGCTCTCTCCAGCCTGAGCTGACTGAATTCGACCCGTAG
- a CDS encoding NUDIX hydrolase produces MTERSERHAWPILESHVEYETGWYDGGYDLVEQPDGTEKRYYWAALPDAVVVVPVIDGDVVMVEQYRPAIREHCLEFPAGIVEDGESYTEAGARELREETGFDPAGVSLLEDFWVATGAMRHQRGIVFAEGLEPVETDLDDNEFLSVTTVPAEDALDRARADPANDATIEALLLAREDGLL; encoded by the coding sequence ATGACTGAGAGATCCGAGCGACACGCGTGGCCGATTCTCGAATCCCACGTCGAGTACGAAACCGGGTGGTACGATGGGGGCTACGATCTGGTCGAACAGCCTGACGGGACCGAGAAGCGCTACTACTGGGCCGCACTGCCGGACGCGGTCGTCGTCGTTCCGGTGATCGACGGCGACGTCGTGATGGTCGAGCAGTATCGACCGGCGATCCGGGAGCACTGCCTCGAATTCCCGGCCGGGATCGTCGAGGACGGCGAATCCTACACCGAGGCGGGCGCGCGGGAACTCCGCGAGGAGACCGGATTCGATCCTGCTGGCGTCTCCCTGCTGGAGGATTTCTGGGTCGCGACGGGGGCGATGCGCCACCAGCGCGGGATCGTCTTCGCCGAGGGACTCGAACCCGTCGAGACCGATCTCGACGACAACGAGTTCCTCTCGGTGACGACGGTCCCAGCTGAAGATGCGCTCGATCGCGCACGGGCTGACCCGGCCAACGACGCGACGATCGAGGCGCTGTTGCTTGCCCGGGAAGACGGGTTGCTTTGA
- a CDS encoding glycoside hydrolase family 43 protein, with protein MQYSNPVLPGMHPDPTIARAGEDFYLAISSFEYFPGVPLFHSTDLVSWERVGHCLTRDSQLDLRGREASDGIYAPTLRHHDGTFYMVTTDVGGDNGGHFIVTADDPAGEWSDPLYVDAGGIDPDLFFDDDGTAYFQYTDGESLPEYRVRQAEIDLDTGELGDVRQLWRGIEGGFAEAPHIYERDGTYYLITAEGGTHTDHMVTVGRSDDPTGPFEPHPDNPVLSHRGRPMHPLSAMGHADMVQAPDGSWWMVFLGIRQYGPNPGVHHLGRETFLAPVTWEDGWPIVNDGEPIDPEMTVESLPGDSPGGLSSPARPFETTFDGELDDSWQFRRNPDPATYSLSDDGLSLVGKTDSLDELDATFVGRPQSHFDCRAEIDLGFDPDDGEEAGLALVMNESHHYEIGVGREGGETVARVRLRIGEVADEVAAVPVGGEDHRLVVDATTEEYTFRYADGDGEPTELATAATRYLSTEVAGGFTGVYIGPYALGAGTETATPAQVQRFVYEPAE; from the coding sequence ATGCAGTATTCGAATCCAGTGCTTCCGGGCATGCATCCCGATCCGACGATCGCGCGCGCCGGCGAGGACTTCTACCTCGCCATCTCCTCGTTCGAGTACTTCCCGGGCGTCCCGCTGTTTCACAGCACGGACCTGGTCTCCTGGGAGCGGGTCGGCCACTGTCTCACCCGCGACAGCCAGCTTGACCTCCGCGGTCGCGAGGCTTCCGACGGGATCTACGCCCCGACCTTGCGCCACCACGACGGCACCTTCTACATGGTCACGACCGACGTCGGCGGCGACAACGGTGGCCACTTCATCGTGACCGCCGACGATCCCGCCGGCGAGTGGTCCGATCCGCTGTACGTCGACGCGGGCGGGATCGATCCCGATCTCTTCTTCGACGACGATGGGACGGCCTACTTCCAGTACACCGACGGCGAGTCCTTGCCGGAGTACCGGGTCCGACAGGCCGAGATCGACCTCGACACCGGTGAACTCGGCGACGTCCGCCAGCTCTGGCGGGGCATCGAAGGCGGGTTCGCCGAAGCGCCCCACATCTACGAACGCGACGGGACCTACTACCTCATCACCGCCGAGGGCGGGACCCACACGGATCACATGGTCACCGTCGGCCGGAGCGACGACCCGACGGGCCCGTTCGAACCCCATCCCGACAACCCCGTGCTCTCCCATCGCGGTCGGCCGATGCACCCGCTCAGCGCGATGGGCCACGCCGACATGGTCCAGGCCCCGGACGGCTCGTGGTGGATGGTGTTCCTCGGGATCCGCCAGTACGGCCCGAACCCTGGCGTCCACCACCTGGGCCGGGAGACGTTCCTCGCACCCGTCACCTGGGAGGACGGCTGGCCGATCGTCAACGACGGCGAGCCGATCGACCCCGAGATGACCGTCGAGTCGCTGCCCGGCGATTCACCCGGCGGGCTGTCGAGTCCGGCCCGACCGTTCGAGACGACCTTCGACGGCGAACTCGACGACAGCTGGCAGTTCCGACGGAACCCGGACCCGGCGACGTATTCACTTTCGGACGACGGACTGTCACTCGTGGGCAAAACCGACAGCCTCGACGAGTTGGATGCGACGTTCGTCGGCCGCCCGCAGTCCCACTTCGATTGCCGAGCCGAGATCGATCTCGGGTTCGATCCCGACGACGGCGAGGAGGCCGGTCTCGCGCTCGTGATGAACGAGTCCCACCACTACGAGATCGGCGTGGGTCGTGAGGGTGGCGAGACGGTCGCCCGCGTCCGACTCCGGATCGGCGAGGTTGCTGACGAGGTCGCAGCTGTCCCCGTCGGGGGCGAGGACCACCGGCTGGTCGTCGACGCGACGACTGAGGAATACACGTTCCGCTACGCCGACGGCGACGGCGAACCGACCGAACTCGCCACGGCGGCCACACGGTACCTGTCGACGGAAGTCGCGGGCGGGTTCACCGGCGTCTATATCGGTCCGTACGCACTTGGAGCAGGAACAGAAACGGCAACGCCGGCCCAGGTCCAGCGCTTCGTATACGAGCCGGCGGAGTGA
- a CDS encoding DUF5810 domain-containing protein, which translates to MGYACPVCETPQVDAKHLANHLAFTALLGDAEHETWLDEHAPEWEQADDEALAERIVEDAENAALPGDRVEHDHGTTDLPTNGDRTDRGHTGEGDHPGELAGGGQHTTDDHDPGVTFDDFGGGPTARSDPALDADAKEVLREAYEMTRKRRERAAEAEDGPSESRSDDSNGGHAERDPAREEPADADADETE; encoded by the coding sequence ATGGGATACGCGTGTCCGGTGTGTGAGACCCCCCAGGTCGACGCAAAACACCTGGCAAACCACCTGGCCTTTACCGCGCTGCTGGGTGACGCCGAGCACGAGACCTGGCTCGACGAACACGCGCCGGAGTGGGAGCAGGCGGACGACGAGGCGCTCGCCGAGCGTATCGTCGAGGACGCTGAGAACGCTGCGCTTCCCGGGGACAGGGTCGAGCACGACCACGGAACGACGGACCTTCCAACCAACGGAGACCGCACTGATCGCGGCCACACCGGCGAGGGTGACCACCCTGGCGAGCTGGCTGGTGGGGGTCAGCATACGACCGACGACCACGACCCCGGTGTGACGTTCGATGACTTCGGGGGCGGTCCGACGGCGCGGTCCGATCCGGCGCTGGACGCCGACGCCAAAGAGGTTCTCCGGGAGGCCTACGAGATGACGCGCAAGCGCCGCGAGCGGGCCGCCGAAGCCGAGGACGGCCCTTCGGAGTCCCGTAGCGACGACTCGAATGGCGGGCATGCCGAACGCGACCCCGCTCGCGAGGAGCCGGCCGACGCTGACGCGGACGAAACGGAATAG